A stretch of Mus musculus strain C57BL/6J chromosome 19, GRCm38.p6 C57BL/6J DNA encodes these proteins:
- the Grk5 gene encoding G protein-coupled receptor kinase 5 isoform X3 has translation MFSVSLPIAQESFILISVKPLEKPRKCDLLSPSPVFIAQVGQDLVSQTEKKLLQSPCKELFSACAQSVHDYLKGDPFHEYLDSMYFDRFLQWKWLERQPVTKNTFRQYRVLGKGGFGEVCACQVRATGKMYACKRLEKKRIKKRKGESMALNEKQILEKVNSQFVVNLAYAYETKDALCLVLTIMNGGDLKFHIYNMGNPGFEEERALFYAAEILCGLEDLHRENTVYRDLKPENILLDDYGHIRISDLGLAVKIPEGDLIRGRVGTVGYMAPEVLNNQRYGLSPDYWGLGCLIYEMIEGQSPFRGRKEKVKREEVDRRVLETEEVYSSKFSEEAKSICNMLLTKDSKQRLGCQEEGAAEVKRHPFFRNMNFKRLEAGMLDPPFVPDPRAVYCKDVLDIEQFSTVKGVNLDHTDDDFYSKFSTGSVPIPWQNEMIETECFKELNVFGPNGTLSPDLNRSQPPEPPKKGLFHRLFRRQHQSNSKSSPTPKTSCNHRINSNHINSNSTGSS, from the exons TCCCCAGTCTTCATTGCCCAAGTTGGACAGGACCTGGTCTCCCAGACAGAGAAGAAGCTCCTGCAGAGCCCCTGCAAAGAACTCTTCTCTGCTTGTGCTCA GTCTGTCCATGACTACTTGAAGGGAGACCCCTTCCACGAGTACCTGGATAGCATGTATTTTGACCGTTTTCTGCAGTGGAAATGGTTAGAAAG ACAACCAGTGACCAAAAACACTTTCCGGCAGTACCGAGTGCTGGGCAAAGGGGGCTTTGGAGAG GTCTGTGCCTGCCAGGTTCGGGCCACTGGTAAAATGTATGCTTGTAAACGCTTAGAGAAGAAGAGGATCAAAAAGAGGAAAGGCGAATCCATGGCACTCAACGAAAAGCAGATTCTTGAGAAGGTCAACAGCCAGTTTGTG GTCAACCTGGCCTATGCCTATGAAACCAAAGATGCACTATGCCTGGTTCTGACCATTATGAATGGTGGTGACCTGAAGTTTCACATCTACAATATGGGGAATCCTGGCTTTGAGGAAGAGCGAGCCTTATTTTATGCAGCTGAGATCCTCTGTGGCCTAGAAGACTTACACCGTGAGAACACTGTCTATAG AGATCTAAAACCCGAAAACATCTTGCTGGATGATTATG GCCACATAAGGATCTCAGACCTCGGACTGGCCGTGAAGATCCCCGAGGGAGACCTTATCCGTGGCCGGGTAGGCACTGTTGGCTACATGG CCCCAGAAGTTCTGAACAACCAGCGATATGGACTGAGCCCTGACTACTGGGGCCTGGGCTGCCTCATCTATGAGATGATTGAAGGCCAGTCACCATTTCGAGGTCGCAAGGAGAAGGTTAAGCGGGAAGAGGTGGATCGCCGGGTGCTGGAGACTGAGGAAGTGTATTCCTCCAAGTTCTCTGAAGAGGCCAAGTCCATCTGCAACATG CTGCTCACCAAAGACTCGAAGCAGAGGCTGGGCTGCCAGGAGGAGGGGGCCGCCGAGGTCAAGAGGCACCCTTTCTTCAGGAACATGAACTTTAAGCGCCTGGAGGCTGGGATGTTGGACCCTCCCTTCGTTCCAGAT CCCCGGGCTGTATACTGCAAGGATGTGCTGGACATTGAGCAGTTCTCCACTGTGAAAGGTGTCAACCTGGACCATACGGACGATGATTTTTACTCAAAGTTCTCTACAGGCTCTGTGCCAATTCCATGGCAAAATGAG ATGATAGAAACAGAATGTTTCAAGGAGCTGAATGTGTTCGGACCTAACGGTACCCTCTCACCAGACCTGAACAGAAGTCAGCCTCCAGAACCGCCAAAGAAAGGGCTGTTCCACAGACTCTTCAGGCGTCAG cATCAAAGCAATTCCAAGAGTTCACCTACTCCTAAGACCAGTTGTAACCACCGAATAAATTCAAACCACATCAATTCAAACTCCACTGGAAGCAGCTAG